The Humulus lupulus chromosome 3, drHumLupu1.1, whole genome shotgun sequence genome window below encodes:
- the LOC133823653 gene encoding uncharacterized protein LOC133823653 translates to MIVMGLDLHSLVILFIYFSFHLADVPKLCLNLHFVFYYAYLYFDISLLVDFLAFQELVTAWVVILACLVHGFVTVLVASEAHAITLAVEGLLGVVFTVAALTDEAMDVQITSRTCQPDPKGYHRM, encoded by the exons atgatagttatgggattggatttgcattcacttgttatattatttatttattttagttttcatcttgcagatgttcccaagctttgtttgaatcttcattttgttttctattatgcttatttatattttgatatttctttgcTAGTTGATTTTCTGGCATTTCAGGAACTTGTTACTGCTTGGGTTGTCATCTTGGCTTGCCTTGTCCATGGGTTTGTTACAGTCTTAGTTGCTAGTGAAGCTCATGCAATAACTCTGGCTGTTGAGGGTTTGTTAGGAGTTGTGTTTACAGTGGCTGCATTAACAGATGAAGCAATGGAT GTTCAGATCACTTCCAGGACTTGTCAACCAGACCCAAAGGGATATCATAGAATGTGA